One window of the Oncorhynchus gorbuscha isolate QuinsamMale2020 ecotype Even-year linkage group LG17, OgorEven_v1.0, whole genome shotgun sequence genome contains the following:
- the mark3a gene encoding MAP/microtubule affinity-regulating kinase 3a isoform X6 encodes MSTKTPLPTVNEKEAESHTAHSNGRQEVTTRSVRSGVRTRNSGADEQPHVGNYRLLKTIGKGNFAKVKLARHILTGREVAIKIIDKTQLNPNSLQKLFREVRIMKLLNHPNIVKLFEVIETERTLYLVMEYASGGEVFDYLVAHGRMKEKEARAKFRQIVSAVQYCHQKHIVHRDLKAENLLLDADMNIKIADFGFSNEFTMGNKLDTFCGSPPYAAPELFQGKKYDGPEVDVWSLGVILYTLVSGSLPFDGQNLKELRERVLRGKYRIPFYMSTDCENLLKRFLVLNPAKRGTFEQIMKDRWINVGSEEDELKPFVEPEQDITDQKRIDVMVGMGFSPEEIQESLAKMKYDEITATYLLLGRKSSELEPSESTSSSNLSLAKPRPTSELNGQSPSHLKVQRNISSNQKQRRYSDQVGQNVPQGSGYPKRSQTSTAENNIKEEGGVQLRKPNTPGGRSVPPSSPLLGNANNPNKADIPNGKKGVTPVPNNNTGSGGMTRRNTYVCSDKNATDRLSVIPNGKEKSVAVSPGQRNPVVSTHSITSATTPDRLRFPRGTASRSTFHGGQLREHRTATYNGPPASPTLSDDAAHLTQTRSRGSSNLFSKLTSKLTRRNMSFRFTKSRNVPGDQKGESKDGKPRSLRFTWSMRTTSSMEPCDIMEEIRKVLNANNCDYEQQECFLLLCVHGDGHAENLVQWEMEVCKLPRLSLNGVRFKRISGSSITFKNIASKVANELKL; translated from the exons ATGTCAACAAAAACTCCACTACCTACGGTCAATGAGAAAGAGGCGGAAAGC cATACGGCTCACAGCAATGGGCGCCAGGAAGTCACCACGCGCTCTGTCCGCTCGGGAGTCCGCACCCGAAACTCTGGTGCCGACGAGCAGCCTCATGTGGGGAACTATCGGCTCCTGAAGACCATTGGGAAGGGCAACTTCGCCAAGGTCAAGCTGGCCCGCCATATCCTCACTggcagagag GTGGCAATAAAGATCATCGACAAGACACAACTAAACCCAAACAGCCTTCAAAAG CTCTTCAGAGAAGTAAGAATAATGAAGCTTTTAAACCACCCAAATATAG TCAAGTTGTTTGAGGTGATCGAGACCGAGAGGACGCTGTACCTGGTGATGGAGTATGCCAGTGGAG GAGAGGTCTTTGACTACCTTGTTGCACACGGAAGGATGAAAGAAAAAGAGGCCAGGGCTAAATTTAGACAG ATCGTATCTGCTGTGCAGTACTGCCACCAGAAGCACATTGTCCATAGAGACCTGAAG GCAGAAAACCTGCTGTTGGATGCAGACATGAACATTAAGATAGCAGACTTTGGTTTCAGTAATGAGTTCACCATGGGGAACAAGCTGGACACGTTCTGTGGCTCCCCACCCTACGCCGCCCCGGAGCTGTTTCAGGGGAAGAAGTACGACGGGCCCGAGGTGGACGTCTGGAGCCTAGGGGTCATCCTTTACACCCTGGTCAGCGGCTCGCTGCCCTTCGATGGGCAGAACCTCAAG gagcTCAGGGAGCGGGTTCTAAGGGGAAAATATCGTATCCCCTTCTACATGTCCACAGATTGCGAGAACCTCCTCAAGCGCTTCCTAGTGCTCAACCCGGCCAAGCGGGGGACTTTCGAG CAAATCATGAAGGACCGCTGGATCAACGTGGGATCGGAGGAGGACGAGCTTAAGCCTTTTGTAGAACCAGAACAGGACATCACGGATCAGAAGAGAATAG ATGTAATGGTGGGGATGGGCTTCTCTCCAGAGGAGATCCAGGAGTCTCTGGCCAAGATGAAGTATGATGAGATCACTGCCACCTACCTGCTGCTTGGGAGGAAGTCTTCTGAG CTGGAACCCAGTGAGTCAACCTCCAGTAGCAACCTGTCCCTGGCCAAGCCCCGGCCCACCAGCGAGCTCAATGGCCAGTCTCCCTCCCACCTCAAAGTCCAGCGGAACATCTCCTCCAACCAGAAACAGAGACGCTACAGTGACCAGG tgggtcagaatgtTCCCCAAGGGTCCGGATACCCCAAGAGGAGCCAGACCAGCACGGCCGAAAACAACAtcaaagaggagggaggggtgcagCTACGCAAACCCAACACCCCCGGCGGGCGCAGTGTCCCCCCCTCCAGTCCCCTGCTGGGGAACGCCAACAACCCCAACAAAGCTGATATTCCCAATGGCAAGAAGGGTGTTACCCCCGTCCCCAAT AATAACACTGGCTCAGGCGGGATGACAAGGAGAAATACGTACGTGTGCAGCGACAAGAACGCTACGGACCGGCTCTCTGTCATTCCCAATGGGAAGGAGAAAAG TGTGGCCGTGTCTCCTGGCCAGCGGAACCCTGTGGTGTCCACCCACAGCATCACCAGCGCCACCACGCCCGACAGACTACGTTTCCCACGAGGCACAGCGAGCCGCAGCACCTTCCACGGCGGCCAGCTGAGGGAGCACCGCACGGCCACCTACAATGGGCCCCCAGCCTCACCCACGCTGTCCGACGACGCCGCGCACCTTACCCAGACTCGCAGCCGCGGCTCCAGCAACCTCTTCTCCAAACTCACCTCCAAACTCACCCGCAG aaacatgtcattcAGGTTTACCAAAAG TCGCAATGTACCTGGGGATCAGAAAGGGGAAAGTAAAGACGGTAAACCCCGCTCCCTCAGATTCACTTGGAGTATGAGGACCACCAGCTCCATGGAGCCTTGCGACATCATGGAAGAGATACGCAAGGTGCTCAACGCCAACAACTGCGATTATGAACAGCAAGAGTGTTTCCTGCTGCTCTGTGTCCATGGTGATGGACATGCTGAGAACCTTGTCCaatgggagatggaggtgtgcaAGCTGCCCCGCCTCTCCCTCAATGGCGTGAGATTCAAGAGGATATCAGGCTCATCCATCACTTTTAAAAACATTGCATCCAAAGTCGCCAACGAGTTAAAGCTATGA
- the mark3a gene encoding MAP/microtubule affinity-regulating kinase 3a isoform X8, with product MSTKTPLPTVNEKEAESHTAHSNGRQEVTTRSVRSGVRTRNSGADEQPHVGNYRLLKTIGKGNFAKVKLARHILTGREVAIKIIDKTQLNPNSLQKLFREVRIMKLLNHPNIVKLFEVIETERTLYLVMEYASGGEVFDYLVAHGRMKEKEARAKFRQIVSAVQYCHQKHIVHRDLKAENLLLDADMNIKIADFGFSNEFTMGNKLDTFCGSPPYAAPELFQGKKYDGPEVDVWSLGVILYTLVSGSLPFDGQNLKELRERVLRGKYRIPFYMSTDCENLLKRFLVLNPAKRGTFEQIMKDRWINVGSEEDELKPFVEPEQDITDQKRIDVMVGMGFSPEEIQESLAKMKYDEITATYLLLGRKSSELEPSESTSSSNLSLAKPRPTSELNGQSPSHLKVQRNISSNQKQRRYSDQVGQNVPQGSGYPKRSQTSTAENNIKEEGGVQLRKPNTPGGRSVPPSSPLLGNANNPNKADIPNGKKGVTPVPNNNTGSGGMTRRNTYVCSDKNATDRLSVIPNGKEKSVAVSPGQRNPVVSTHSITSATTPDRLRFPRGTASRSTFHGGQLREHRTATYNGPPASPTLSDDAAHLTQTRSRGSSNLFSKLTSKLTRSRNVPGDQKGESKDGKPRSLRFTWSMRTTSSMEPCDIMEEIRKVLNANNCDYEQQECFLLLCVHGDGHAENLVQWEMEVCKLPRLSLNGVRFKRISGSSITFKNIASKVANELKL from the exons ATGTCAACAAAAACTCCACTACCTACGGTCAATGAGAAAGAGGCGGAAAGC cATACGGCTCACAGCAATGGGCGCCAGGAAGTCACCACGCGCTCTGTCCGCTCGGGAGTCCGCACCCGAAACTCTGGTGCCGACGAGCAGCCTCATGTGGGGAACTATCGGCTCCTGAAGACCATTGGGAAGGGCAACTTCGCCAAGGTCAAGCTGGCCCGCCATATCCTCACTggcagagag GTGGCAATAAAGATCATCGACAAGACACAACTAAACCCAAACAGCCTTCAAAAG CTCTTCAGAGAAGTAAGAATAATGAAGCTTTTAAACCACCCAAATATAG TCAAGTTGTTTGAGGTGATCGAGACCGAGAGGACGCTGTACCTGGTGATGGAGTATGCCAGTGGAG GAGAGGTCTTTGACTACCTTGTTGCACACGGAAGGATGAAAGAAAAAGAGGCCAGGGCTAAATTTAGACAG ATCGTATCTGCTGTGCAGTACTGCCACCAGAAGCACATTGTCCATAGAGACCTGAAG GCAGAAAACCTGCTGTTGGATGCAGACATGAACATTAAGATAGCAGACTTTGGTTTCAGTAATGAGTTCACCATGGGGAACAAGCTGGACACGTTCTGTGGCTCCCCACCCTACGCCGCCCCGGAGCTGTTTCAGGGGAAGAAGTACGACGGGCCCGAGGTGGACGTCTGGAGCCTAGGGGTCATCCTTTACACCCTGGTCAGCGGCTCGCTGCCCTTCGATGGGCAGAACCTCAAG gagcTCAGGGAGCGGGTTCTAAGGGGAAAATATCGTATCCCCTTCTACATGTCCACAGATTGCGAGAACCTCCTCAAGCGCTTCCTAGTGCTCAACCCGGCCAAGCGGGGGACTTTCGAG CAAATCATGAAGGACCGCTGGATCAACGTGGGATCGGAGGAGGACGAGCTTAAGCCTTTTGTAGAACCAGAACAGGACATCACGGATCAGAAGAGAATAG ATGTAATGGTGGGGATGGGCTTCTCTCCAGAGGAGATCCAGGAGTCTCTGGCCAAGATGAAGTATGATGAGATCACTGCCACCTACCTGCTGCTTGGGAGGAAGTCTTCTGAG CTGGAACCCAGTGAGTCAACCTCCAGTAGCAACCTGTCCCTGGCCAAGCCCCGGCCCACCAGCGAGCTCAATGGCCAGTCTCCCTCCCACCTCAAAGTCCAGCGGAACATCTCCTCCAACCAGAAACAGAGACGCTACAGTGACCAGG tgggtcagaatgtTCCCCAAGGGTCCGGATACCCCAAGAGGAGCCAGACCAGCACGGCCGAAAACAACAtcaaagaggagggaggggtgcagCTACGCAAACCCAACACCCCCGGCGGGCGCAGTGTCCCCCCCTCCAGTCCCCTGCTGGGGAACGCCAACAACCCCAACAAAGCTGATATTCCCAATGGCAAGAAGGGTGTTACCCCCGTCCCCAAT AATAACACTGGCTCAGGCGGGATGACAAGGAGAAATACGTACGTGTGCAGCGACAAGAACGCTACGGACCGGCTCTCTGTCATTCCCAATGGGAAGGAGAAAAG TGTGGCCGTGTCTCCTGGCCAGCGGAACCCTGTGGTGTCCACCCACAGCATCACCAGCGCCACCACGCCCGACAGACTACGTTTCCCACGAGGCACAGCGAGCCGCAGCACCTTCCACGGCGGCCAGCTGAGGGAGCACCGCACGGCCACCTACAATGGGCCCCCAGCCTCACCCACGCTGTCCGACGACGCCGCGCACCTTACCCAGACTCGCAGCCGCGGCTCCAGCAACCTCTTCTCCAAACTCACCTCCAAACTCACCCGCAG TCGCAATGTACCTGGGGATCAGAAAGGGGAAAGTAAAGACGGTAAACCCCGCTCCCTCAGATTCACTTGGAGTATGAGGACCACCAGCTCCATGGAGCCTTGCGACATCATGGAAGAGATACGCAAGGTGCTCAACGCCAACAACTGCGATTATGAACAGCAAGAGTGTTTCCTGCTGCTCTGTGTCCATGGTGATGGACATGCTGAGAACCTTGTCCaatgggagatggaggtgtgcaAGCTGCCCCGCCTCTCCCTCAATGGCGTGAGATTCAAGAGGATATCAGGCTCATCCATCACTTTTAAAAACATTGCATCCAAAGTCGCCAACGAGTTAAAGCTATGA
- the mark3a gene encoding MAP/microtubule affinity-regulating kinase 3a isoform X1, which yields MSTKTPLPTVNEKEAESHTAHSNGRQEVTTRSVRSGVRTRNSGADEQPHVGNYRLLKTIGKGNFAKVKLARHILTGREVAIKIIDKTQLNPNSLQKLFREVRIMKLLNHPNIVKLFEVIETERTLYLVMEYASGGEVFDYLVAHGRMKEKEARAKFRQIVSAVQYCHQKHIVHRDLKAENLLLDADMNIKIADFGFSNEFTMGNKLDTFCGSPPYAAPELFQGKKYDGPEVDVWSLGVILYTLVSGSLPFDGQNLKELRERVLRGKYRIPFYMSTDCENLLKRFLVLNPAKRGTFEVRDDSENQIMKDRWINVGSEEDELKPFVEPEQDITDQKRIDVMVGMGFSPEEIQESLAKMKYDEITATYLLLGRKSSELEPSESTSSSNLSLAKPRPTSELNGQSPSHLKVQRNISSNQKQRRYSDQVGQNVPQGSGYPKRSQTSTAENNIKEEGGVQLRKPNTPGGRSVPPSSPLLGNANNPNKADIPNGKKGVTPVPNNNTGSGGMTRRNTYVCSDKNATDRLSVIPNGKEKSVAVSPGQRNPVVSTHSITSATTPDRLRFPRGTASRSTFHGGQLREHRTATYNGPPASPTLSDDAAHLTQTRSRGSSNLFSKLTSKLTRRNMSFRFTKRVSTEFERNGRFEGSSRNVPGDQKGESKDGKPRSLRFTWSMRTTSSMEPCDIMEEIRKVLNANNCDYEQQECFLLLCVHGDGHAENLVQWEMEVCKLPRLSLNGVRFKRISGSSITFKNIASKVANELKL from the exons ATGTCAACAAAAACTCCACTACCTACGGTCAATGAGAAAGAGGCGGAAAGC cATACGGCTCACAGCAATGGGCGCCAGGAAGTCACCACGCGCTCTGTCCGCTCGGGAGTCCGCACCCGAAACTCTGGTGCCGACGAGCAGCCTCATGTGGGGAACTATCGGCTCCTGAAGACCATTGGGAAGGGCAACTTCGCCAAGGTCAAGCTGGCCCGCCATATCCTCACTggcagagag GTGGCAATAAAGATCATCGACAAGACACAACTAAACCCAAACAGCCTTCAAAAG CTCTTCAGAGAAGTAAGAATAATGAAGCTTTTAAACCACCCAAATATAG TCAAGTTGTTTGAGGTGATCGAGACCGAGAGGACGCTGTACCTGGTGATGGAGTATGCCAGTGGAG GAGAGGTCTTTGACTACCTTGTTGCACACGGAAGGATGAAAGAAAAAGAGGCCAGGGCTAAATTTAGACAG ATCGTATCTGCTGTGCAGTACTGCCACCAGAAGCACATTGTCCATAGAGACCTGAAG GCAGAAAACCTGCTGTTGGATGCAGACATGAACATTAAGATAGCAGACTTTGGTTTCAGTAATGAGTTCACCATGGGGAACAAGCTGGACACGTTCTGTGGCTCCCCACCCTACGCCGCCCCGGAGCTGTTTCAGGGGAAGAAGTACGACGGGCCCGAGGTGGACGTCTGGAGCCTAGGGGTCATCCTTTACACCCTGGTCAGCGGCTCGCTGCCCTTCGATGGGCAGAACCTCAAG gagcTCAGGGAGCGGGTTCTAAGGGGAAAATATCGTATCCCCTTCTACATGTCCACAGATTGCGAGAACCTCCTCAAGCGCTTCCTAGTGCTCAACCCGGCCAAGCGGGGGACTTTCGAGGTGAGGGACGACAGCGAAAAT CAAATCATGAAGGACCGCTGGATCAACGTGGGATCGGAGGAGGACGAGCTTAAGCCTTTTGTAGAACCAGAACAGGACATCACGGATCAGAAGAGAATAG ATGTAATGGTGGGGATGGGCTTCTCTCCAGAGGAGATCCAGGAGTCTCTGGCCAAGATGAAGTATGATGAGATCACTGCCACCTACCTGCTGCTTGGGAGGAAGTCTTCTGAG CTGGAACCCAGTGAGTCAACCTCCAGTAGCAACCTGTCCCTGGCCAAGCCCCGGCCCACCAGCGAGCTCAATGGCCAGTCTCCCTCCCACCTCAAAGTCCAGCGGAACATCTCCTCCAACCAGAAACAGAGACGCTACAGTGACCAGG tgggtcagaatgtTCCCCAAGGGTCCGGATACCCCAAGAGGAGCCAGACCAGCACGGCCGAAAACAACAtcaaagaggagggaggggtgcagCTACGCAAACCCAACACCCCCGGCGGGCGCAGTGTCCCCCCCTCCAGTCCCCTGCTGGGGAACGCCAACAACCCCAACAAAGCTGATATTCCCAATGGCAAGAAGGGTGTTACCCCCGTCCCCAAT AATAACACTGGCTCAGGCGGGATGACAAGGAGAAATACGTACGTGTGCAGCGACAAGAACGCTACGGACCGGCTCTCTGTCATTCCCAATGGGAAGGAGAAAAG TGTGGCCGTGTCTCCTGGCCAGCGGAACCCTGTGGTGTCCACCCACAGCATCACCAGCGCCACCACGCCCGACAGACTACGTTTCCCACGAGGCACAGCGAGCCGCAGCACCTTCCACGGCGGCCAGCTGAGGGAGCACCGCACGGCCACCTACAATGGGCCCCCAGCCTCACCCACGCTGTCCGACGACGCCGCGCACCTTACCCAGACTCGCAGCCGCGGCTCCAGCAACCTCTTCTCCAAACTCACCTCCAAACTCACCCGCAG aaacatgtcattcAGGTTTACCAAAAG AGTCTCAACCGAGTTTGAGAGAAACGGGAGATTTGAGGGCTCAAG TCGCAATGTACCTGGGGATCAGAAAGGGGAAAGTAAAGACGGTAAACCCCGCTCCCTCAGATTCACTTGGAGTATGAGGACCACCAGCTCCATGGAGCCTTGCGACATCATGGAAGAGATACGCAAGGTGCTCAACGCCAACAACTGCGATTATGAACAGCAAGAGTGTTTCCTGCTGCTCTGTGTCCATGGTGATGGACATGCTGAGAACCTTGTCCaatgggagatggaggtgtgcaAGCTGCCCCGCCTCTCCCTCAATGGCGTGAGATTCAAGAGGATATCAGGCTCATCCATCACTTTTAAAAACATTGCATCCAAAGTCGCCAACGAGTTAAAGCTATGA
- the mark3a gene encoding MAP/microtubule affinity-regulating kinase 3a isoform X2, with product MSTKTPLPTVNEKEAESHTAHSNGRQEVTTRSVRSGVRTRNSGADEQPHVGNYRLLKTIGKGNFAKVKLARHILTGREVAIKIIDKTQLNPNSLQKLFREVRIMKLLNHPNIVKLFEVIETERTLYLVMEYASGGEVFDYLVAHGRMKEKEARAKFRQIVSAVQYCHQKHIVHRDLKAENLLLDADMNIKIADFGFSNEFTMGNKLDTFCGSPPYAAPELFQGKKYDGPEVDVWSLGVILYTLVSGSLPFDGQNLKELRERVLRGKYRIPFYMSTDCENLLKRFLVLNPAKRGTFEQIMKDRWINVGSEEDELKPFVEPEQDITDQKRIDVMVGMGFSPEEIQESLAKMKYDEITATYLLLGRKSSELEPSESTSSSNLSLAKPRPTSELNGQSPSHLKVQRNISSNQKQRRYSDQVGQNVPQGSGYPKRSQTSTAENNIKEEGGVQLRKPNTPGGRSVPPSSPLLGNANNPNKADIPNGKKGVTPVPNNNTGSGGMTRRNTYVCSDKNATDRLSVIPNGKEKSVAVSPGQRNPVVSTHSITSATTPDRLRFPRGTASRSTFHGGQLREHRTATYNGPPASPTLSDDAAHLTQTRSRGSSNLFSKLTSKLTRRNMSFRFTKRVSTEFERNGRFEGSSRNVPGDQKGESKDGKPRSLRFTWSMRTTSSMEPCDIMEEIRKVLNANNCDYEQQECFLLLCVHGDGHAENLVQWEMEVCKLPRLSLNGVRFKRISGSSITFKNIASKVANELKL from the exons ATGTCAACAAAAACTCCACTACCTACGGTCAATGAGAAAGAGGCGGAAAGC cATACGGCTCACAGCAATGGGCGCCAGGAAGTCACCACGCGCTCTGTCCGCTCGGGAGTCCGCACCCGAAACTCTGGTGCCGACGAGCAGCCTCATGTGGGGAACTATCGGCTCCTGAAGACCATTGGGAAGGGCAACTTCGCCAAGGTCAAGCTGGCCCGCCATATCCTCACTggcagagag GTGGCAATAAAGATCATCGACAAGACACAACTAAACCCAAACAGCCTTCAAAAG CTCTTCAGAGAAGTAAGAATAATGAAGCTTTTAAACCACCCAAATATAG TCAAGTTGTTTGAGGTGATCGAGACCGAGAGGACGCTGTACCTGGTGATGGAGTATGCCAGTGGAG GAGAGGTCTTTGACTACCTTGTTGCACACGGAAGGATGAAAGAAAAAGAGGCCAGGGCTAAATTTAGACAG ATCGTATCTGCTGTGCAGTACTGCCACCAGAAGCACATTGTCCATAGAGACCTGAAG GCAGAAAACCTGCTGTTGGATGCAGACATGAACATTAAGATAGCAGACTTTGGTTTCAGTAATGAGTTCACCATGGGGAACAAGCTGGACACGTTCTGTGGCTCCCCACCCTACGCCGCCCCGGAGCTGTTTCAGGGGAAGAAGTACGACGGGCCCGAGGTGGACGTCTGGAGCCTAGGGGTCATCCTTTACACCCTGGTCAGCGGCTCGCTGCCCTTCGATGGGCAGAACCTCAAG gagcTCAGGGAGCGGGTTCTAAGGGGAAAATATCGTATCCCCTTCTACATGTCCACAGATTGCGAGAACCTCCTCAAGCGCTTCCTAGTGCTCAACCCGGCCAAGCGGGGGACTTTCGAG CAAATCATGAAGGACCGCTGGATCAACGTGGGATCGGAGGAGGACGAGCTTAAGCCTTTTGTAGAACCAGAACAGGACATCACGGATCAGAAGAGAATAG ATGTAATGGTGGGGATGGGCTTCTCTCCAGAGGAGATCCAGGAGTCTCTGGCCAAGATGAAGTATGATGAGATCACTGCCACCTACCTGCTGCTTGGGAGGAAGTCTTCTGAG CTGGAACCCAGTGAGTCAACCTCCAGTAGCAACCTGTCCCTGGCCAAGCCCCGGCCCACCAGCGAGCTCAATGGCCAGTCTCCCTCCCACCTCAAAGTCCAGCGGAACATCTCCTCCAACCAGAAACAGAGACGCTACAGTGACCAGG tgggtcagaatgtTCCCCAAGGGTCCGGATACCCCAAGAGGAGCCAGACCAGCACGGCCGAAAACAACAtcaaagaggagggaggggtgcagCTACGCAAACCCAACACCCCCGGCGGGCGCAGTGTCCCCCCCTCCAGTCCCCTGCTGGGGAACGCCAACAACCCCAACAAAGCTGATATTCCCAATGGCAAGAAGGGTGTTACCCCCGTCCCCAAT AATAACACTGGCTCAGGCGGGATGACAAGGAGAAATACGTACGTGTGCAGCGACAAGAACGCTACGGACCGGCTCTCTGTCATTCCCAATGGGAAGGAGAAAAG TGTGGCCGTGTCTCCTGGCCAGCGGAACCCTGTGGTGTCCACCCACAGCATCACCAGCGCCACCACGCCCGACAGACTACGTTTCCCACGAGGCACAGCGAGCCGCAGCACCTTCCACGGCGGCCAGCTGAGGGAGCACCGCACGGCCACCTACAATGGGCCCCCAGCCTCACCCACGCTGTCCGACGACGCCGCGCACCTTACCCAGACTCGCAGCCGCGGCTCCAGCAACCTCTTCTCCAAACTCACCTCCAAACTCACCCGCAG aaacatgtcattcAGGTTTACCAAAAG AGTCTCAACCGAGTTTGAGAGAAACGGGAGATTTGAGGGCTCAAG TCGCAATGTACCTGGGGATCAGAAAGGGGAAAGTAAAGACGGTAAACCCCGCTCCCTCAGATTCACTTGGAGTATGAGGACCACCAGCTCCATGGAGCCTTGCGACATCATGGAAGAGATACGCAAGGTGCTCAACGCCAACAACTGCGATTATGAACAGCAAGAGTGTTTCCTGCTGCTCTGTGTCCATGGTGATGGACATGCTGAGAACCTTGTCCaatgggagatggaggtgtgcaAGCTGCCCCGCCTCTCCCTCAATGGCGTGAGATTCAAGAGGATATCAGGCTCATCCATCACTTTTAAAAACATTGCATCCAAAGTCGCCAACGAGTTAAAGCTATGA